In a genomic window of Spirosoma agri:
- a CDS encoding AtpZ/AtpI family protein encodes MENEPEQPAENRPIKPTDGAPLKKVTEKTTSFVQYSGIAFQMLGTIGLGVWVGLKLDEWQGNERPLWTIVLSLTAIGASLYLFIRQLTR; translated from the coding sequence GTGGAAAACGAACCCGAACAGCCCGCCGAAAACCGTCCGATAAAGCCTACGGACGGTGCACCGTTGAAAAAAGTAACCGAGAAAACGACGTCATTTGTGCAATATAGCGGTATTGCGTTTCAAATGCTCGGTACGATCGGACTGGGCGTTTGGGTCGGCCTGAAACTGGACGAATGGCAGGGCAACGAACGCCCTTTATGGACAATTGTGCTATCATTGACGGCTATCGGGGCATCCCTGTATTTATTTATCCGCCAGCTAACCCGATAA